A single genomic interval of Flavobacteriales bacterium harbors:
- a CDS encoding nucleoside triphosphate pyrophosphohydrolase family protein produces the protein MSKEHSLRDKINSVYEFHDAFGIENNDKPESTLSEADVLLRHRLMHEENEEYLEAAKNGDLVEIADALGDMMYILYGTICKHGLQDRIAEIFDEIHRSNMSKLGADGKPIYREDGKVMKGENYFRPNIAKYLAEQTDEEHVGN, from the coding sequence ATGAGCAAAGAACATTCTCTAAGAGACAAGATCAATTCTGTTTACGAGTTCCACGATGCGTTTGGGATTGAGAACAATGACAAACCGGAAAGCACGCTATCCGAAGCAGACGTTCTGCTTCGACATAGGTTAATGCACGAGGAGAATGAGGAGTATCTGGAAGCGGCCAAGAATGGCGACCTCGTGGAGATTGCGGATGCTCTTGGCGACATGATGTATATTCTATATGGAACCATCTGCAAGCATGGTCTGCAAGACAGGATCGCAGAGATCTTTGATGAGATACACCGCAGCAATATGAGTAAGCTTGGTGCTGATGGCAAGCCTATTTACCGCGAGGACGGTAAAGTGATGAAGGGTGAAAACTACTTCCGACCGAACATTGCCAAATACCTGGCAGAGCAAACTGATGAAGAGCATGTTGGGAATTAG
- a CDS encoding HupE/UreJ family protein: MGHYIQLGIEHILDLEGLDHLYFIVSFCLLYTIKDLRKIAALVTAFTVGHSITLALAALDKINVNADLIEMLIPITILISCLLNYWTLLKESEYRTPKGYLIYLIILFFGLIHGLGFSNFLSAMLFDGESIVTPLLGFNIGIEVAQLIIVLAVLLLLSVSDRLLQWKKAVRLVLNSVVTLMVLKMIFV, from the coding sequence ATGGGGCATTATATTCAACTTGGTATTGAACATATTCTGGACCTAGAAGGGCTGGACCATCTATATTTCATAGTTTCTTTCTGCCTTTTATACACCATAAAGGATCTGCGTAAAATTGCAGCTCTTGTTACAGCATTTACCGTTGGCCATAGCATAACACTTGCCCTAGCAGCTCTCGACAAGATCAATGTGAATGCTGACCTTATTGAGATGCTTATTCCTATAACGATCCTGATAAGTTGCCTACTCAATTATTGGACACTTCTGAAGGAAAGCGAATACCGCACGCCAAAGGGCTATCTGATATATTTGATCATACTGTTTTTCGGGCTGATACACGGTCTGGGCTTTTCCAACTTTCTTTCTGCCATGCTATTTGATGGAGAAAGTATAGTGACTCCATTGCTAGGCTTTAACATCGGAATTGAAGTTGCACAACTGATCATTGTCTTGGCCGTACTCTTGCTTCTTTCGGTAAGTGACCGACTTTTACAATGGAAGAAAGCAGTCCGGCTGGTTTTGAACTCTGTGGTTACGCTAATGGTGCTTAAGATGATTTTCGTTTAA
- a CDS encoding FkbM family methyltransferase — MSESSWQHLYFQGEFSFNFNGQTLKLINHNSSFETSIFWTGTFHDERASLQIWYALCEHSKNIVDIGANTGVYSIVAKSANPNSNLAAFEPIDRIFSKLEANILLNGMNVTMEKMAASNSNGSTIIYDLPAEHHYHASLVKEEVEHHEGIRAVEVEVIRLDDYLVRKNWSSLDLVKIDVEGFEIEVIEGMKDALQRWQPSILIELKDAERAAKMEAMVASLGYRFYDIDENVGIRQTNGLMASTKWNCLLLNSKHARLLDNSIISFA; from the coding sequence TTGTCAGAATCTAGCTGGCAGCACCTTTACTTTCAGGGAGAATTCTCATTCAACTTCAATGGTCAGACGCTTAAACTAATCAATCACAATTCATCTTTTGAGACTTCAATTTTCTGGACAGGCACTTTTCATGATGAGCGCGCTTCTCTTCAGATCTGGTATGCCCTGTGCGAGCATTCCAAGAATATAGTAGATATAGGTGCGAATACCGGGGTTTATTCCATTGTGGCCAAATCTGCCAATCCTAATTCAAATTTGGCCGCATTTGAGCCGATTGATCGGATTTTTTCAAAGCTGGAGGCAAACATTCTCTTGAATGGAATGAATGTGACAATGGAGAAAATGGCTGCTTCCAATTCAAATGGATCAACGATAATTTATGATCTGCCTGCCGAACATCATTATCATGCATCCTTAGTGAAGGAAGAGGTTGAGCATCATGAAGGAATACGGGCAGTGGAAGTCGAGGTAATAAGATTGGACGATTATTTAGTTCGGAAAAATTGGAGTTCGCTAGACTTGGTCAAGATTGATGTTGAGGGGTTTGAGATTGAAGTAATTGAAGGGATGAAGGACGCATTACAGCGATGGCAGCCATCAATCCTTATTGAGTTGAAAGATGCTGAACGAGCAGCCAAAATGGAGGCAATGGTAGCTAGTTTGGGATACCGGTTCTATGACATTGACGAGAATGTTGGAATTCGGCAGACAAATGGTCTGATGGCTTCCACCAAATGGAACTGCTTGTTGCTAAATTCCAAACATGCTCGTTTGCTAGATAACTCAATTATTAGTTTCGCCTAA
- a CDS encoding DUF4082 domain-containing protein produces the protein MKKLYAFLITLLLATSVFAQAPEKMSYQAVVRDDNNNLVTNQAIGMEVRILQGSSSGSVVFIETHTAMTNANGLVSLEIGTGNVFFGDFSEIDWGAGSHFILTKADLTGGTNYSILGTSQLLSVPYALYAKTAGDVVAGPVGPTGPQGIQGIAGADGIDGIDGLDGATGAQGPTGLTGATGPQGIQGIAGADGIDGIDGVDGATGAQGPIGLTGATGPQGIQGTAGTDGIDGIDGVDGATGAQGPTGLTGATGPQGIQGIAGANGVDGIDGVDGVTGAQGPTGLTGATGPQGIQGVAGANGIDGIDGLDGATGAQGPTGLTGATGPQGIQGITGANGIDGIDGVDGATGAQGPTGLTGATGPQGIQGIAGANGIDGINGVDGATGVQGPTGLTGPQGPTGNTGATGAQGPIGLTGATGPQGIQGIAGANGIDGIDGVDGATGAQGPTGLTGATGTQGIQGIAGANGMDGIDGVDGATGAQGPTGLTGATGPQGLQGVAGANGIDGIDGVDGATGAQGPTGLTGATGPQGIQGIAGANGIDGIDGVDGATGAQGPTGLTGATGPQGIQGIAGANGIDGIDGLDGATGAQGPIGLTGATGPQGIQGIAGTDGIDGIDGVDGATGVQGPIGLTGATGPQGIQGIAGANGIDGINGVDGATGAQGPTGLTGATGPQGIQGVAGANGIDGVDGATGAQGPTGLTGATGPQGIQGIAGANGINGIDGIDGIDGATGAQGPIGLTGATGPQGLQGVAGANGIDGIDGVDGATGAQGPTGLTGATGQQGPQGIAGADGIDGINGVDGATGAQGPTGLTGATGPQGIQGVAGANGIDGIDGVDGATGAQGPTGLTGATGQQGIQGVAGADGIDGIDGVDGATGAQGPTGLTGATGPQGIQGVAGANGIDGIDGVDGATGAQGPTGLTGATGPQGIQGVAGANGIDGIDGVDGATGAQGPIGLTGATGQQGPQGIAGADGIDGINGVDGATGAQGPTGLTGATGPQGIQGIAGADGIDGIDGLDGATGAQGPTGLTGATGPQGIQGIAGADGIDGIDGVDGATGAQGPTGLTGLTGATGAQGIQGATGAVGATGATGAQGPTGDTGLTGAQGPIGNTGATGLTGLTGPTGNTGAIGATGAQGPTGNTGAQGPTGLTGATGAQGPTGAQGATGPLVAGTSGQTLRHDGSDWVANSVLYNDGTNVGVGTTSPSGKLHVNGDLVVDGDIRGAGSELNIYQNSTFDNGSGVELNNGHATLVSSGGGELWMAHYDGGNWYNKFHGSSSAISIGDLDNQGNGHRIDVDDANGRILVPTGNVGIGTTSPDAKLHVEGNLMLSNSSSNVDIQINTPTRSTIYPDGSNVPDDNGIQLRSKGLGVLYLNDDNNGDIRMVYGGGNVGIGTTDATAKLDVAGTIKTYDFQMTTGATDGYVLTSDVDGVASWQSTASLVGPAGATGATGAQGPTGAQGIQGVTGPTGAAGSNGNDGADGATGATGSTGTNGLAGADGATGPTGATGAQGPTGPIAGSDKQVNFNDGGNAGADAEFVYDKTTNHAAIGTSTVNDNAILELSGTDGALLLPRLTTSQRNALTAEAGMMIFNTDDDEVQEASGGQTSTIFGNGAVGGGLGALDYEQMTFTPTVSGVITQIQLYASGSNTGSLIINDGPNGSCGSPTTLGTSDAITTTNSAWNTWVFSTPVSVTSGTTYYITVSNSSIGASFESGDDATTGYYGTFMCSPSSGSYATQITVVSGGSVIWTNNQGPAGADGATGAQGIQGVAGPTGATGATGSTGTNGLAGADGATGPTGAIGATGPTGPQGPTGAFGVVGTTGQTLYNDGSDWVATSNIFHNGSQIVIGGTSGYSSSKLTVRGGGLVVWGSTGSLLDASGNNHGHDVDVALTIDGKASEDILRVRNNNGTQLVTIDPNGNLGVGANTPGAKLDVNGQVKITGGTPGIGKVLTSDANGLATWESAAAGPTGATGATGAVGPTGAQGPTGPSGPEYYAGTGLDLASGFFNITSSVVTSNYNGNVTAVGFYGSGSGLTNIGSTAIADGSIANADVSATAAIAFSKLNITKNDIVGLGIPEDDYDTTYDAGEGLSLNGTTFSINSSVVTSNYQGSVLAAAFSGSGSGLTNLNASNLSSGTVASARLAGSYSGITGVGTLSSGVWNGTAITVANGGTGANNASDARTNLGLAIGTDVQAYNAGLTSIAGLTTDAGKMIYTTGSNTYATTDISYVGREFLSKINGYEMRTYIELGSSDYVVFAGARIDGDLLVNGNVTADTLLGDGSQLTGVVATDIADGAITNAKLADGAVYGAKIANQSITASKMYTGAVWTNHIADGAVTLSKLDDAGGEGKILRSNQYNRFEIVDETIYTAGTGLALNGTEFSIESSVVTSNYQGSVLAAAFSGSGSGLTNLNASNLSSGTVASARLAGSYSGITGVGTLSSGVWNGTAITVANGGTGANNASDARTNLGLAIGTDVQPFSQALTYIAGLTTAADKMIYTTGSDTYNVTDFTVFGRSLVGSADASAARTNLGLGTGDGPGFASLEVAGTITTTGLNSLGADISLAAEATTDVDLAVDPIFQKSLIVVLKNTSVGSIGVYYDNFGSSVFLNAGEVATFMRNGTDSFSYIYKF, from the coding sequence ATGAAAAAACTGTACGCATTCCTCATAACACTACTTCTTGCCACCTCAGTTTTTGCTCAGGCTCCTGAAAAAATGAGCTATCAGGCTGTTGTACGAGATGACAACAACAATCTGGTCACAAATCAAGCAATTGGAATGGAGGTCCGTATCCTTCAGGGGAGTAGTTCGGGTTCAGTTGTTTTTATAGAAACACACACGGCCATGACCAACGCCAATGGTTTGGTGAGTTTGGAGATCGGAACTGGCAATGTGTTTTTTGGGGATTTCTCAGAGATTGATTGGGGAGCTGGGTCTCACTTTATTCTCACAAAGGCCGATCTAACAGGAGGAACAAATTATTCAATATTGGGAACAAGCCAATTGTTGAGCGTTCCTTACGCGTTGTATGCGAAAACCGCTGGCGATGTAGTGGCCGGTCCAGTTGGCCCAACAGGTCCGCAAGGAATCCAAGGCATAGCTGGCGCAGATGGTATTGATGGAATCGATGGACTTGATGGAGCCACAGGTGCACAAGGTCCTACAGGTCTAACAGGCGCAACAGGTCCACAAGGAATCCAAGGCATAGCTGGTGCAGATGGTATTGATGGAATTGATGGTGTCGATGGAGCCACAGGTGCTCAAGGCCCTATAGGTCTAACAGGAGCAACAGGTCCACAAGGAATACAAGGCACCGCTGGAACAGATGGTATTGACGGAATCGATGGTGTCGATGGAGCAACAGGAGCGCAAGGCCCTACAGGTCTGACAGGTGCAACAGGTCCACAAGGAATCCAAGGCATAGCAGGAGCAAATGGTGTTGACGGAATTGATGGTGTCGATGGCGTAACCGGAGCGCAAGGCCCTACAGGTCTGACAGGTGCAACTGGTCCTCAAGGAATCCAAGGCGTTGCTGGTGCAAATGGTATTGATGGAATCGATGGACTTGATGGAGCCACAGGTGCACAAGGTCCTACAGGTCTAACAGGCGCAACTGGTCCTCAAGGAATCCAAGGTATTACTGGCGCGAATGGTATTGATGGAATTGATGGTGTCGATGGAGCCACAGGTGCACAAGGCCCTACAGGTCTGACGGGTGCAACTGGTCCACAAGGAATCCAAGGCATAGCAGGAGCAAATGGTATTGACGGAATTAATGGTGTCGATGGAGCAACAGGCGTCCAAGGCCCAACGGGTCTAACAGGTCCTCAAGGTCCAACAGGAAATACAGGAGCCACAGGTGCTCAAGGCCCAATAGGTCTAACGGGTGCGACTGGTCCACAAGGAATCCAAGGCATCGCTGGAGCAAATGGTATTGACGGAATTGATGGTGTCGATGGCGCAACCGGAGCGCAAGGCCCTACAGGATTGACGGGCGCGACTGGTACTCAAGGAATCCAAGGTATTGCTGGCGCAAATGGAATGGATGGAATTGATGGTGTCGATGGCGCAACCGGAGCGCAAGGCCCGACAGGTCTGACAGGTGCAACAGGTCCGCAAGGACTCCAAGGCGTTGCTGGTGCAAATGGTATTGACGGAATTGATGGTGTCGATGGTGCAACCGGAGCCCAAGGCCCTACAGGTCTGACAGGTGCAACAGGTCCGCAAGGAATCCAAGGCATAGCTGGTGCAAATGGTATTGATGGAATTGATGGTGTAGATGGCGCAACAGGTGCTCAAGGCCCTACAGGTCTGACAGGTGCAACCGGTCCACAAGGAATCCAAGGCATAGCTGGCGCGAATGGTATTGATGGAATCGATGGACTTGATGGAGCCACAGGTGCTCAAGGCCCTATAGGTCTGACAGGTGCAACAGGTCCACAAGGAATCCAAGGCATCGCTGGAACAGATGGTATTGACGGAATCGATGGTGTCGATGGAGCAACAGGCGTCCAAGGCCCTATAGGTCTGACGGGAGCAACAGGTCCACAAGGAATCCAAGGCATAGCAGGAGCAAATGGAATTGACGGAATTAATGGTGTCGATGGCGCAACCGGAGCGCAAGGCCCTACAGGTCTGACAGGCGCAACAGGTCCGCAAGGAATCCAAGGTGTTGCTGGTGCAAATGGAATTGATGGTGTCGATGGAGCCACAGGTGCACAAGGTCCTACAGGTCTAACAGGCGCAACAGGTCCACAAGGAATCCAAGGCATAGCTGGTGCAAATGGTATTAATGGCATCGATGGTATCGATGGAATTGATGGAGCAACAGGTGCTCAAGGCCCAATAGGTCTAACGGGTGCGACTGGTCCACAAGGACTCCAAGGTGTTGCTGGTGCAAATGGAATAGATGGAATTGATGGTGTCGATGGAGCGACAGGTGCTCAAGGTCCGACAGGTCTGACAGGAGCAACAGGCCAGCAAGGACCACAAGGAATAGCTGGTGCAGATGGTATTGACGGAATTAATGGTGTCGATGGAGCCACAGGTGCACAAGGCCCTACAGGTCTGACAGGAGCAACAGGTCCACAAGGAATCCAAGGCGTTGCTGGTGCAAACGGTATTGATGGAATTGATGGTGTCGATGGAGCAACAGGTGCTCAAGGCCCTACAGGTCTGACAGGAGCAACAGGCCAGCAAGGAATCCAAGGCGTTGCTGGTGCAGATGGTATTGATGGAATTGACGGTGTCGATGGAGCCACAGGTGCACAAGGCCCTACAGGTCTGACAGGAGCAACAGGTCCACAAGGAATCCAAGGTGTTGCTGGTGCAAATGGAATAGATGGAATTGATGGTGTCGATGGAGCGACAGGTGCTCAAGGTCCGACAGGTTTGACCGGAGCTACAGGTCCGCAAGGAATACAAGGCGTTGCTGGTGCAAACGGTATTGATGGAATTGATGGTGTCGATGGAGCCACAGGTGCTCAAGGCCCTATAGGTCTGACAGGAGCAACAGGCCAGCAAGGACCACAAGGAATAGCTGGTGCAGATGGTATTGACGGAATTAATGGTGTCGATGGAGCCACAGGTGCACAAGGCCCTACAGGTTTGACCGGAGCTACAGGTCCGCAAGGAATTCAAGGCATAGCTGGTGCAGATGGTATTGATGGAATCGATGGACTTGATGGAGCCACAGGTGCACAAGGCCCTACAGGTCTGACAGGTGCAACTGGTCCTCAAGGAATCCAAGGCATAGCTGGTGCAGATGGTATTGACGGAATCGATGGTGTCGATGGCGCAACGGGTGCTCAAGGCCCAACGGGTCTAACAGGTCTAACAGGAGCAACAGGCGCACAGGGAATCCAAGGAGCTACAGGAGCGGTTGGAGCAACAGGTGCAACCGGAGCACAAGGGCCAACAGGTGATACAGGTTTAACAGGTGCTCAAGGACCAATAGGAAACACAGGAGCAACGGGTCTAACAGGATTGACTGGTCCAACAGGAAATACAGGAGCTATAGGAGCAACAGGTGCGCAAGGACCAACAGGAAACACAGGCGCACAAGGTCCAACAGGATTGACTGGAGCAACGGGTGCTCAGGGTCCGACAGGAGCTCAAGGTGCAACAGGTCCTTTGGTTGCTGGTACTTCAGGGCAAACGCTTAGACACGATGGTTCGGATTGGGTGGCAAATTCAGTCTTATATAACGATGGAACAAACGTTGGTGTAGGTACTACCTCTCCATCCGGTAAGCTGCATGTGAATGGAGACCTTGTAGTAGATGGAGATATCCGAGGTGCAGGTAGTGAGTTGAATATTTACCAGAACAGCACTTTCGATAATGGAAGTGGAGTTGAGCTGAACAATGGTCATGCAACTCTTGTGTCCAGCGGTGGAGGTGAATTGTGGATGGCACATTATGATGGCGGCAACTGGTACAACAAGTTCCATGGTTCTTCATCCGCCATTTCAATTGGAGACTTGGATAACCAAGGGAATGGTCATCGAATTGATGTTGATGATGCAAACGGTAGAATCTTGGTGCCAACCGGTAATGTCGGTATCGGAACAACATCACCTGATGCTAAGCTACATGTAGAAGGAAACCTGATGCTTTCCAACAGCAGCTCCAATGTGGATATTCAGATCAATACACCAACACGTTCAACCATTTATCCTGACGGAAGCAATGTGCCTGATGATAATGGCATACAATTGAGAAGTAAAGGACTCGGAGTATTATATCTCAACGATGATAATAATGGAGATATCAGAATGGTTTATGGTGGAGGAAATGTAGGAATCGGAACAACAGATGCTACTGCTAAACTGGATGTTGCCGGAACGATAAAGACCTATGATTTTCAAATGACCACCGGAGCTACCGATGGATATGTGCTTACTTCTGACGTTGACGGTGTAGCTTCATGGCAATCAACCGCTTCGTTAGTTGGCCCAGCAGGAGCAACGGGCGCTACAGGGGCTCAAGGCCCGACTGGTGCACAGGGTATTCAAGGAGTTACTGGACCAACAGGTGCCGCAGGTTCAAACGGTAATGATGGGGCCGATGGAGCAACGGGTGCTACAGGTTCCACAGGAACTAACGGATTGGCTGGTGCCGATGGAGCAACAGGGCCAACTGGAGCCACAGGAGCCCAAGGCCCAACAGGCCCAATTGCAGGTTCAGACAAGCAGGTGAACTTCAATGATGGTGGCAATGCAGGTGCAGACGCTGAGTTCGTTTACGATAAGACCACCAACCACGCTGCCATCGGAACATCCACTGTTAACGACAATGCCATATTGGAGTTGAGCGGAACGGACGGAGCATTGCTGTTGCCACGATTGACCACATCGCAGCGCAATGCACTGACCGCTGAGGCTGGTATGATGATTTTCAATACGGATGATGATGAGGTTCAGGAAGCATCTGGCGGTCAAACGTCAACTATTTTCGGTAATGGCGCTGTAGGTGGTGGATTAGGCGCGCTGGATTACGAACAGATGACCTTTACACCTACCGTTTCTGGTGTCATCACTCAAATACAGCTTTACGCCAGCGGAAGCAACACGGGATCCCTGATCATCAATGATGGTCCTAACGGTTCATGTGGCAGCCCTACCACGTTGGGTACTTCAGATGCCATTACGACCACCAATAGTGCTTGGAACACTTGGGTGTTCAGTACTCCTGTGTCCGTTACGTCTGGCACTACATATTACATCACGGTGTCCAACAGCAGCATTGGGGCAAGCTTTGAATCTGGAGATGATGCTACTACAGGATATTACGGAACATTTATGTGTAGTCCGTCCAGTGGCAGTTATGCAACACAAATAACAGTGGTCAGTGGAGGATCTGTGATCTGGACAAATAACCAAGGACCTGCAGGTGCTGACGGAGCAACGGGTGCGCAGGGAATTCAAGGAGTCGCTGGCCCAACAGGAGCTACAGGTGCTACAGGTTCCACAGGAACTAACGGATTGGCCGGTGCCGATGGAGCAACGGGACCTACAGGCGCGATCGGAGCCACGGGCCCAACAGGTCCACAAGGCCCAACAGGAGCATTCGGAGTTGTAGGAACAACTGGGCAAACCCTTTATAATGATGGTTCTGATTGGGTGGCTACATCCAATATCTTCCATAATGGTTCGCAGATTGTGATCGGAGGTACTTCCGGATACAGCAGTTCTAAACTCACGGTTCGGGGAGGTGGTTTAGTAGTATGGGGTTCTACTGGTTCTTTACTAGATGCTAGTGGAAATAACCACGGGCATGACGTAGACGTGGCACTTACCATAGATGGTAAAGCAAGTGAAGACATTCTAAGAGTAAGAAACAACAACGGCACTCAACTTGTGACAATCGACCCGAACGGAAACCTAGGCGTTGGAGCAAACACACCTGGTGCTAAATTAGATGTTAACGGGCAGGTTAAAATAACTGGCGGCACTCCTGGAATTGGGAAAGTGCTTACCAGTGATGCCAATGGACTTGCCACTTGGGAATCGGCTGCTGCTGGCCCAACTGGAGCAACAGGAGCAACTGGTGCAGTTGGCCCAACAGGAGCACAGGGCCCAACCGGACCATCTGGTCCAGAATACTATGCTGGAACAGGTTTGGACTTGGCCAGTGGTTTTTTTAACATTACCTCCAGCGTTGTAACATCTAATTACAATGGTAACGTTACAGCTGTCGGTTTCTACGGCAGCGGTTCAGGGCTCACCAACATCGGGTCAACTGCCATTGCTGATGGGAGCATAGCAAATGCAGATGTCTCCGCCACAGCCGCCATCGCATTCAGCAAATTGAATATTACCAAGAACGACATAGTTGGACTTGGAATTCCAGAAGACGATTACGATACCACTTATGATGCAGGAGAAGGACTGAGCCTCAATGGTACCACCTTCAGTATCAATTCAAGCGTAGTGACAAGCAACTACCAAGGTTCAGTACTGGCCGCTGCCTTCTCAGGAAGCGGTTCAGGCCTTACCAACCTTAACGCAAGTAACCTGTCATCAGGAACAGTGGCTTCTGCTCGTTTGGCTGGCAGCTACAGTGGCATCACAGGGGTAGGCACGTTGAGTTCCGGTGTTTGGAACGGTACAGCCATAACTGTGGCCAATGGTGGTACTGGTGCAAACAATGCAAGTGATGCCCGAACCAATCTTGGCCTTGCCATTGGTACTGATGTGCAGGCTTACAATGCAGGACTTACATCAATAGCTGGGCTTACCACAGATGCTGGCAAGATGATTTACACTACTGGCAGTAATACTTATGCCACTACTGATATTTCATATGTTGGCCGCGAATTTCTGAGTAAGATTAACGGGTATGAAATGCGCACATACATTGAGTTGGGTAGTTCGGATTATGTTGTTTTTGCTGGCGCACGGATAGATGGTGACTTATTGGTAAATGGTAACGTAACGGCCGACACCCTTCTAGGAGACGGCAGTCAGCTAACCGGTGTAGTTGCAACCGATATTGCTGACGGTGCTATAACCAATGCCAAACTAGCTGATGGTGCTGTGTACGGTGCCAAGATCGCGAACCAGTCTATCACCGCGTCAAAAATGTATACTGGTGCGGTATGGACCAATCATATAGCTGATGGTGCTGTAACCTTGTCCAAGCTTGACGATGCTGGTGGTGAAGGGAAAATCCTTAGATCTAACCAATATAATCGATTCGAGATAGTCGATGAAACCATTTATACAGCCGGAACGGGTTTAGCACTGAACGGAACCGAGTTCAGCATTGAATCAAGTGTAGTGACAAGCAACTACCAAGGTTCAGTACTGGCCGCTGCCTTCTCAGGAAGCGGTTCAGGCCTTACCAACCTTAACGCAAGTAACCTGTCATCTGGAACTGTGGCTTCTGCTCGTTTGGCTGGCAGTTACAGTGGCATCACAGGGGTAGGCACGTTGAGTTCCGGTGTTTGGAACGGTACAGCCATAACTGTGGCCAATGGTGGTACTGGCGCAAACAATGCAAGTGATGCCCGAACCAATCTTGGCCTTGCCATTGGTACTGATGTGCAGCCGTTCAGTCAAGCCCTTACATATATAGCCGGCCTTACCACAGCGGCTGATAAAATGATCTACACCACAGGTTCCGACACTTACAATGTAACTGACTTTACAGTGTTCGGCCGCTCATTGGTGGGCAGTGCCGATGCAAGTGCGGCCCGCACCAACCTTGGTCTTGGAACGGGAGATGGTCCAGGGTTTGCAAGCCTAGAAGTAGCCGGTACAATCACAACAACTGGTTTAAATTCTCTTGGTGCAGATATCTCTCTTGCGGCTGAAGCCACTACAGATGTTGATCTTGCCGTTGACCCTATCTTCCAGAAATCGTTGATAGTAGTTCTGAAAAACACAAGCGTAGGTAGTATAGGTGTGTATTATGATAATTTCGGCAGTTCCGTGTTTCTCAACGCTGGTGAAGTGGCCACATTCATGAGAAATGGTACTGATTCATTCAGCTATATCTATAAGTTCTAG
- a CDS encoding T9SS type A sorting domain-containing protein yields MRYIFCSILILFASLREIRAQESINASGSELSGSTGTISYSIGQVVYHTNSLPGGSMAEGVQQPYEISTVLGIDIPEIVLQLSAYPNPTTDVLNLVIGNYNYEDLSYQLYDVAGKLLLDGNIVDSSTAIRMDQFAMATYYLTIADSQKPIKTFKIIKT; encoded by the coding sequence GTGAGATACATCTTTTGTAGTATCCTAATTCTTTTTGCTAGCCTACGGGAAATTCGAGCACAAGAATCCATCAATGCTTCAGGATCTGAACTTTCTGGAAGTACCGGAACCATCAGCTATTCTATCGGACAAGTCGTATACCACACGAACTCACTACCGGGAGGTTCTATGGCTGAGGGCGTTCAACAACCGTATGAAATCTCCACTGTACTTGGCATCGATATTCCAGAGATAGTCCTACAACTTTCAGCTTATCCTAATCCGACAACCGATGTGCTCAATCTCGTCATCGGCAACTATAATTACGAAGACCTGAGTTATCAGCTTTACGATGTCGCTGGAAAACTTTTGCTCGATGGAAATATCGTGGATTCCAGTACAGCAATACGCATGGACCAATTCGCTATGGCTACCTATTATCTGACCATTGCCGATAGCCAAAAGCCAATAAAAACCTTCAAGATCATTAAGACCTGA